One part of the Salinivirga cyanobacteriivorans genome encodes these proteins:
- a CDS encoding PepSY-associated TM helix domain-containing protein — protein sequence MGKGKTYKKLHKWPGLIIAFMLLYFSVTGILMNHRNVISGLDISRDILPSNYRYDNWNLSAVKGSQYIGPDSVLLFGNIGIWLTDSLYENYVSFNHGFPHGADNHKIFDVHKTTGGNIYAATLSGLYAYEKSNGIWKKIDVDVSINRFVGIESINDTLYAMNRSYVFKGLDKGIDTKLQKTELPAPTGYKNEVSVFETIWQIHSGEIFGLPGKLFTDILGLITIFISITGIIFFFFPKWIKQRRKKGKNFKRIAKTNKWSLKWHNKTGRWIFVFLSILFFTGTFLRPPLLIAIANLNIAPIPYSHLDQPNPWYDKLRDIRFDAKRNTFLIATSEGIYHTNLNLRNIQKFRVQPPVSVMGITVFEPYKKGAYLIGSFSGLFLWHPEHREILDYAKGNLYRSRSGGRPVGEYAVTGLIEKRNGKQYMIDYDKGAIPLWHKEQFPQMPNKISEKSNMSLWNLSLEIHTGRFFSFLFGDFYILLVPLSGLIAVMVVISGYLLYRKRFKVRH from the coding sequence ATGGGGAAAGGGAAAACCTATAAAAAATTACATAAGTGGCCCGGTCTTATTATTGCTTTCATGCTTTTATATTTCTCTGTTACCGGAATTTTAATGAATCACAGAAATGTAATTTCGGGACTTGATATCAGCAGGGATATACTTCCTTCAAACTACCGTTATGATAACTGGAACCTCTCAGCCGTGAAAGGTAGCCAATATATCGGCCCGGATAGCGTACTACTTTTTGGCAATATTGGAATCTGGCTCACCGACTCCTTATACGAAAACTACGTTTCTTTCAACCATGGTTTTCCTCATGGTGCAGACAATCATAAGATATTTGATGTACATAAAACTACTGGCGGGAACATTTATGCTGCAACACTTTCGGGTTTATACGCATATGAAAAAAGCAATGGTATCTGGAAAAAGATTGACGTTGATGTATCTATAAATCGGTTCGTTGGTATAGAAAGCATAAATGATACTTTATATGCCATGAACCGGTCATATGTTTTTAAAGGTCTCGACAAAGGTATTGATACAAAACTACAGAAAACAGAACTACCAGCTCCAACCGGATACAAAAACGAGGTCAGTGTTTTTGAAACCATATGGCAAATTCACTCCGGTGAAATATTTGGGTTGCCCGGAAAACTATTTACTGACATTCTCGGGCTGATAACCATTTTCATATCCATTACAGGTATTATATTCTTCTTTTTTCCCAAATGGATAAAACAAAGGAGAAAAAAAGGTAAGAACTTTAAAAGAATAGCTAAAACCAATAAATGGTCACTCAAATGGCATAATAAAACAGGCAGGTGGATATTTGTGTTTCTTAGCATTTTGTTTTTCACGGGTACTTTCCTTCGCCCTCCGCTCCTGATTGCCATTGCCAACTTAAATATAGCTCCAATTCCATACTCTCACCTCGATCAACCCAATCCATGGTACGATAAGTTAAGAGACATACGTTTTGATGCCAAACGGAACACTTTTCTTATTGCAACTTCTGAAGGAATTTATCATACAAACCTTAACCTAAGGAACATTCAGAAATTCAGGGTACAACCTCCAGTTAGTGTAATGGGTATCACCGTATTTGAGCCTTATAAAAAAGGTGCTTATTTGATAGGTTCATTCAGCGGTTTATTTTTATGGCATCCGGAACACAGAGAAATTCTGGATTATGCCAAAGGCAACCTTTACCGCAGTCGCTCCGGAGGCAGACCAGTAGGCGAATATGCCGTTACCGGGCTTATCGAGAAACGCAATGGAAAGCAATACATGATTGACTATGACAAAGGTGCAATTCCATTATGGCACAAGGAACAATTTCCACAAATGCCAAATAAAATTTCAGAAAAAAGTAATATGTCACTATGGAACCTTTCCCTTGAAATACATACAGGAAGATTTTTCAGCTTTTTGTTTGGGGATTTTTACATTTTGTTGGTTCCATTAAGCGGTCTTATTGCAGTAATGGTAGTAATAAGCGGATATTTACTTTATCGTAAAAGATTCAAAGTCAGGCATTAG
- the nrfH gene encoding cytochrome c nitrite reductase small subunit, translating to MKNFLKKLAPPKKWRIPVILLGGIFAGLFFYAVYISKAPSYLSDKPETCVNCHIMAPEFASWEHSAHREYTNCNSCHVPHDNVFRKYYFKAQDGLRHATIFTMRAEPQVIKIKQAGADVVQENCIRCHSDLVTDHKTLAYTNEFHQFRKDRKCWECHQTVPHGTVTSISSAPNARVPVPPSPVPEWLKSLITDN from the coding sequence ATGAAAAACTTCTTAAAAAAACTTGCCCCACCAAAAAAATGGCGTATACCTGTTATTTTACTCGGAGGTATATTTGCAGGCCTTTTTTTCTATGCTGTATACATTTCAAAGGCACCATCTTACCTTTCTGATAAACCAGAAACATGTGTAAATTGCCATATTATGGCTCCTGAGTTTGCATCATGGGAGCACAGTGCACATAGAGAATATACAAACTGTAACAGTTGCCATGTTCCGCACGACAATGTATTCCGAAAATATTATTTTAAAGCACAGGATGGGTTAAGGCACGCTACCATTTTCACAATGCGGGCAGAACCCCAGGTTATTAAAATTAAGCAAGCTGGAGCTGATGTGGTGCAGGAAAACTGTATTCGCTGCCATAGCGATTTAGTCACCGACCATAAAACACTTGCTTACACAAACGAATTTCACCAGTTCAGAAAAGACCGTAAATGCTGGGAATGCCATCAAACGGTACCCCATGGTACGGTTACAAGTATTTCGAGTGCCCCCAATGCGCGGGTACCTGTACCACCCAGTCCTGTTCCCGAATGGCTAAAATCATTAATTACTGACAACTAA
- a CDS encoding ATP-binding protein encodes MKLEFTISGGDFSKAGFASSEVKKMLKKINVEPKIIKRVVVALYEGEVNVCAHAYKGKITVDIDGAIIKMQIKDEGPGIENIDEAMKEGYSTASEAVREMGFGAGMGLPNMKKNADEMQIESKVNEGTTVSILHYLK; translated from the coding sequence ATGAAACTTGAGTTTACCATATCTGGTGGTGATTTTTCGAAAGCAGGTTTTGCTTCAAGTGAGGTAAAAAAAATGCTTAAGAAAATCAATGTGGAACCCAAAATTATTAAAAGAGTGGTAGTTGCGCTCTATGAGGGAGAAGTAAATGTATGTGCCCATGCGTACAAAGGCAAAATAACGGTAGATATTGACGGTGCCATAATAAAAATGCAAATTAAAGATGAAGGGCCCGGGATTGAAAATATAGATGAAGCAATGAAAGAGGGTTACTCTACTGCCAGCGAAGCAGTAAGGGAAATGGGATTTGGTGCCGGTATGGGTTTGCCCAATATGAAAAAGAACGCAGACGAAATGCAAATTGAAAGCAAAGTGAATGAGGGTACAACAGTATCCATTTTGCACTATTTAAAATAA
- a CDS encoding efflux RND transporter permease subunit yields MLNRIIQYALKNRLVVITATILLIAGGGYVTTQSDMDVFPDLTAPTVVVMTESHGMAPEEVEKLVTFPIETAVNGATGVRRVRSSSSMGFSIVNVEFEWGTDIYRARQTVSEKLATIQDQLPSGVDNPVLAPQSSIMGEIMILAMTSDTTSPMKLHTLAEWSVRPRILSVGGVAQVSIIGGETKQYQVHVDPFKLKYHDVSLDQVLEACRAVNENVSGSFFNQYGNEYIVRGIIRTHRLEDIENALIEQRGDYAVRVRDIAKVETAPAPAIGTGSYNGNKAVILTVTKQPDVNTLRLTNRIDEELSSIESSLPADVKIHKDIFNQARFIETAVNNVMRAMVEGGLFVVLVLFIFLMNGRTTVISLTAIPLSLLVTFVVLNAFGLTINTMSLGGMAIAIGSVVDDAIIDVENVYKRLRENIALPKAERQPNLNVIYNASVEIRASIMNATLIIIVAFLPLFFLSGMEGRMLKPLGIAYIVSLLASLMVAVTLTPVMCSMLLTNEKRLKKRAKGSWIERNLKQIYQNSLGKILNRPAWPLGITSVLFVFAFVLMFTFGRSFLPPFNEGALTINTATLPGISLEKSNEIGKRAEKMLLEVPEINTTSRRTGRAELAEHSFGVNVSEIDAPISFTGRDKKAVVADVRQRLSQIDGIIFEVGQPVSHRIDAMLSGTEANIAIKVFGTELKTMYNKATEIRSLITDIEGIADVNVEQQVEIPQLQIRPKRQMLARYGISIAEFGHFVEAALGGEKVSDVYEGERLFELIVRYNEKHRGSIEAIKRTLIETGNGQKIPLHYVAHISSDYGPNTISRENVKRKIVVSANVAGSDLRTIVNEIQRRVEQNVDFPENYFVTYGGQFESESEASKVLLITSLLAILIIFMLLYQEFKNGILSGLILLNLPLALIGGVFAVWFSSSVISIPAIIGFITLFGIATRNGILLVSRFIQLKKEQYNLKERIMIGAGERLNPIVMTALTAALALLPLAIASGKPGNEIQGPMAIVILGGLLSSTLLNIYIIPLVYQILEKKKAKK; encoded by the coding sequence ATGCTAAACAGAATAATTCAATATGCTCTGAAAAACAGGCTGGTGGTCATTACAGCCACAATTCTGCTCATTGCAGGAGGTGGTTATGTCACCACGCAAAGTGATATGGATGTTTTTCCGGATCTTACAGCGCCAACTGTTGTGGTAATGACCGAATCGCACGGTATGGCCCCGGAAGAGGTTGAAAAACTAGTAACATTCCCAATTGAAACTGCTGTTAATGGCGCTACAGGCGTCAGGCGTGTCCGGTCCTCATCCTCGATGGGATTTTCCATTGTGAATGTTGAGTTTGAGTGGGGAACCGATATTTATCGTGCACGGCAAACAGTATCTGAGAAACTCGCTACAATTCAGGACCAATTGCCTTCAGGAGTAGACAATCCGGTATTGGCCCCCCAAAGCTCAATTATGGGCGAAATCATGATTTTAGCCATGACCTCAGATACTACTTCTCCAATGAAATTACACACCCTCGCCGAGTGGAGTGTGCGTCCGCGCATACTTTCCGTTGGAGGCGTGGCACAGGTGTCTATTATAGGTGGCGAAACAAAGCAGTATCAGGTGCATGTGGATCCCTTCAAACTGAAATACCACGATGTTTCGCTTGACCAGGTATTGGAAGCTTGCCGCGCAGTGAACGAGAATGTTTCCGGTAGCTTTTTTAATCAGTATGGCAATGAATATATTGTGCGTGGAATTATACGTACACACCGTTTAGAAGATATTGAAAACGCGCTTATTGAACAGCGCGGTGATTATGCTGTTCGGGTACGCGATATTGCAAAGGTGGAAACTGCCCCGGCACCCGCCATTGGAACTGGATCTTATAATGGCAATAAAGCTGTAATATTGACTGTCACCAAGCAGCCTGACGTTAACACATTAAGGCTTACCAATCGTATTGATGAAGAGCTCTCCAGTATTGAATCTTCATTGCCGGCAGATGTGAAAATTCATAAAGATATTTTTAACCAGGCCCGGTTTATTGAAACAGCTGTTAATAATGTTATGCGTGCCATGGTTGAAGGAGGATTGTTTGTTGTGCTCGTATTATTTATTTTTCTTATGAATGGCCGTACAACTGTAATTTCTCTTACAGCAATTCCATTGTCATTATTGGTAACATTTGTGGTTTTAAATGCATTTGGTCTTACAATTAATACGATGAGCCTTGGCGGAATGGCCATTGCAATAGGATCAGTTGTTGACGATGCCATTATTGATGTTGAAAATGTATATAAACGATTACGGGAAAATATAGCTTTGCCCAAAGCCGAGCGACAGCCTAATTTGAATGTTATATATAATGCATCAGTAGAGATCAGGGCCTCAATTATGAATGCTACACTTATTATTATTGTAGCCTTCTTACCGCTGTTTTTCCTTAGTGGGATGGAGGGGCGCATGCTTAAACCTCTGGGTATAGCATACATTGTTTCGCTTCTGGCTTCGCTTATGGTTGCAGTGACATTAACACCCGTAATGTGTTCAATGTTGCTGACCAATGAGAAGCGCTTGAAAAAACGTGCCAAAGGCTCCTGGATTGAGCGTAACCTCAAGCAAATTTATCAAAACTCACTAGGGAAAATATTGAACAGACCAGCATGGCCATTGGGAATAACATCAGTGTTATTTGTTTTTGCCTTTGTGCTTATGTTTACTTTTGGCAGAAGTTTCCTGCCACCTTTTAATGAAGGAGCTTTAACCATAAATACTGCCACATTACCGGGTATTTCTCTGGAGAAGTCAAATGAAATAGGAAAACGTGCTGAGAAAATGCTGCTTGAAGTACCCGAGATTAATACTACATCGCGTCGAACAGGTCGTGCAGAACTTGCCGAGCACTCATTTGGCGTAAATGTATCGGAAATCGATGCACCTATATCATTTACCGGGCGCGATAAAAAAGCAGTTGTGGCTGATGTGCGACAAAGGCTATCGCAAATCGATGGAATTATTTTCGAGGTCGGGCAACCCGTAAGCCACCGCATTGATGCAATGCTTTCCGGAACGGAGGCAAATATAGCTATAAAGGTATTTGGTACCGAACTGAAAACCATGTACAATAAAGCCACAGAAATTCGAAGTCTTATAACCGATATAGAGGGCATTGCCGATGTGAATGTGGAGCAGCAAGTAGAAATTCCACAATTACAAATAAGGCCCAAACGGCAGATGTTGGCGCGTTATGGTATTTCTATTGCTGAATTTGGTCACTTCGTAGAAGCCGCACTCGGTGGTGAAAAAGTAAGTGATGTGTACGAGGGAGAGCGACTCTTCGAACTCATAGTGAGGTATAATGAAAAACATCGCGGAAGTATTGAGGCCATAAAGCGTACCCTCATAGAGACCGGAAATGGACAAAAAATCCCGTTGCATTATGTGGCACATATCAGCAGCGATTATGGTCCAAATACCATTAGTCGCGAAAATGTAAAAAGAAAAATTGTGGTCTCGGCCAATGTCGCAGGCAGCGATTTGCGTACCATTGTCAACGAAATTCAGCGGCGTGTAGAGCAGAATGTGGATTTCCCGGAAAATTATTTTGTGACCTATGGCGGGCAGTTCGAAAGTGAATCCGAAGCCAGCAAGGTGCTACTCATTACATCCTTATTGGCAATATTGATTATTTTTATGCTACTCTATCAGGAGTTTAAGAACGGCATATTGAGTGGATTGATTTTATTGAACCTACCTTTGGCGCTTATTGGAGGAGTTTTTGCCGTTTGGTTTTCCTCCTCTGTAATTAGTATTCCTGCCATTATTGGGTTTATAACGCTTTTTGGTATTGCTACACGGAATGGAATATTGCTGGTTTCTCGTTTTATACAGTTAAAGAAAGAGCAGTATAACCTGAAAGAACGAATTATGATTGGTGCAGGTGAGCGGCTAAACCCAATTGTTATGACTGCCCTCACTGCGGCATTGGCATTACTTCCGCTTGCCATAGCATCCGGCAAACCCGGTAACGAAATTCAGGGTCCTATGGCTATTGTGATACTTGGTGGGTTGCTAAGTTCAACACTATTAAATATTTACATTATACCATTGGTTTATCAAATTTTGGAAAAGAAAAAAGCGAAAAAATGA
- a CDS encoding efflux RND transporter periplasmic adaptor subunit, whose product MSHNLLAIFIALIYLSACDAHPEHEATGENSHQHTQEHNHEAGDHDHDHGDQNGVHEEAQHNHESVAHEDVQNQEYENTKHDEESHQVLKDDDDEPATQNHEEGRHDHTQIIHQHQVQKILPEPFYEILHVSGRIMPSQKGQSMLAARHSGLVVFDNYRLIEGQKVRKGQKLFLISAKGLTHNNLETKYNEVKNEYEKALQDYERARNLLKNQIISQSEYQERKVDYQNIKSRYEIIKKNYVKGGQPVYASSDGFISQLYVKEGEYVEIGSPLAAIVEDKRLVVKAEVPQDLISELSYVTAASFSPAYSEKIFFTDSLNGQLLSVGRSTGASVYTPVFFEIDYQPELLPGAFADIYLHAHDVNNAIVIPQTAVLEELNRYYVYLWTGHEFKKQYIEISGTNGKMVSVARGLNPEDQVATKDVYRIRLSQMSGAMPEHAHNHAH is encoded by the coding sequence ATGTCACATAATCTATTGGCAATATTTATTGCGTTGATTTATTTAAGCGCTTGCGATGCTCATCCTGAGCACGAAGCAACGGGAGAAAACTCCCACCAGCATACACAGGAGCACAATCATGAAGCAGGAGATCACGACCATGATCATGGCGATCAGAATGGTGTTCATGAAGAAGCGCAACACAATCATGAATCAGTCGCTCATGAAGATGTTCAGAACCAGGAGTATGAAAATACAAAGCATGATGAGGAATCGCATCAGGTTCTCAAGGATGATGATGATGAACCTGCCACACAAAACCACGAAGAGGGGAGGCACGATCATACACAGATAATTCATCAACACCAGGTACAAAAGATATTACCTGAACCCTTTTATGAGATTTTACATGTTAGTGGTCGCATTATGCCCTCGCAAAAGGGGCAGTCGATGCTTGCTGCCCGGCATTCAGGATTGGTAGTGTTTGACAACTACAGACTTATTGAAGGTCAAAAAGTACGTAAGGGGCAAAAGTTGTTTTTGATTTCTGCCAAAGGGCTAACCCATAATAATTTGGAGACAAAATACAATGAGGTGAAAAACGAGTATGAGAAGGCCCTGCAGGATTATGAAAGAGCTCGTAATTTGTTGAAAAATCAGATTATTTCACAGAGTGAATATCAGGAACGAAAAGTCGATTACCAGAATATAAAAAGCCGGTACGAAATCATTAAAAAGAATTACGTTAAAGGCGGGCAGCCTGTCTACGCTTCGTCCGATGGTTTTATATCTCAATTATACGTTAAAGAAGGAGAATATGTGGAAATTGGTAGTCCGCTTGCTGCAATTGTAGAAGATAAAAGACTTGTTGTAAAAGCAGAAGTGCCACAAGATTTGATCAGTGAGCTTTCTTATGTCACTGCTGCATCGTTTTCTCCTGCATACAGCGAAAAGATCTTCTTTACCGATTCACTAAATGGGCAGTTGTTGTCTGTGGGGCGCAGTACAGGGGCTTCTGTTTATACGCCTGTTTTTTTCGAGATCGACTATCAGCCTGAATTGTTGCCCGGAGCATTTGCCGATATTTATTTACATGCCCATGATGTTAACAATGCAATTGTAATACCACAAACAGCTGTTTTAGAGGAACTGAACAGGTATTATGTTTACCTGTGGACGGGCCATGAATTTAAAAAACAGTATATAGAAATTTCAGGTACTAATGGAAAAATGGTTAGTGTAGCTCGAGGTCTTAACCCTGAAGATCAGGTAGCAACAAAAGATGTATACAGAATCCGATTGTCGCAAATGTCAGGGGCTATGCCTGAACATGCACACAATCACGCACATTAA
- a CDS encoding DUF4397 domain-containing protein: MKFQNQLKAFVLVALMSLTFVACEEDSETYEVRVRNGAYSEALGVVPTKYNITELKVGGKTVENVDYGEFSDYFDIESGKEYNISISYDVYLYNADTQAWQFDASYSDDLGGEEWGTGECNPQRITITIKELLGVAAGANYEVFCDD; encoded by the coding sequence ATGAAATTTCAAAATCAATTAAAAGCATTTGTTCTTGTTGCCTTAATGAGTCTCACATTTGTGGCATGTGAAGAAGATTCAGAAACTTATGAAGTACGCGTGCGCAATGGTGCTTATTCAGAAGCTTTAGGTGTTGTACCTACCAAGTACAATATTACTGAACTCAAAGTTGGTGGTAAAACAGTAGAAAATGTCGATTATGGCGAATTTTCCGATTATTTTGATATCGAGAGTGGAAAAGAGTACAATATTAGCATTTCTTATGATGTGTATTTGTACAATGCAGATACTCAGGCATGGCAGTTTGACGCATCTTACTCTGATGATTTAGGCGGAGAAGAGTGGGGAACAGGCGAATGTAACCCACAACGCATTACCATTACAATTAAAGAACTTTTAGGTGTTGCAGCAGGAGCAAACTATGAAGTATTTTGCGATGATTAA
- a CDS encoding cupin domain-containing protein, with protein MEINYWKDKDIKENPHGLDVREVYHHSNAQIMHINLKPGEVVKPHKTPVDVFFVVMEGEIEFNIGDEINSAEKEAIVHSPANIMHALANKTDNKARVLVAKTPSPNKT; from the coding sequence ATGGAAATTAATTATTGGAAAGACAAAGATATTAAAGAAAATCCGCATGGGTTAGATGTGCGTGAGGTTTATCACCATTCAAATGCTCAGATAATGCACATTAATTTGAAGCCCGGTGAAGTAGTGAAACCTCATAAAACACCAGTTGATGTATTTTTTGTGGTGATGGAAGGCGAAATTGAGTTTAATATTGGTGATGAAATAAATTCTGCTGAAAAAGAAGCAATTGTGCACAGTCCAGCCAATATTATGCATGCACTGGCTAATAAAACAGATAACAAAGCAAGAGTGTTAGTGGCAAAGACACCAAGTCCAAATAAGACTTGA
- the nrfA gene encoding ammonia-forming cytochrome c nitrite reductase has translation MTSLSEKVKQKPWLGWLLFLGSMVIVFLLGLLASSVMERRAEAVFAYEPSVEHGQFEPRNEVWGENFPREYQSFLKTADTSFKSKYNGSAWIDMLEEDPRLVVLWAGYGFSKEYNQSRGHMHAVDDIREILRTGAPMDGKESPMPNTCWTCKSPDVPRVMNELIEEEGDFTKGVAKFYSGTWEERGHQIVNPIGCADCHDAETMNLRISRPALIEAFNRRDMNIEEASHQDMRKLVCAQCHVEYYFNKQKVKGSPYLTLPWDDGQTVEEMEEYYDNMQFSDWTHKLSKAPMLKAQHPDYEIFQMGIHAQRGVACADCHMPYTSEGGQKFTSHHVVSPLAHVSKTCQVCHREETEDLVASVYERQDKIIETRDKLEKLIVSAHVEAKKAWDLGATEEQMQDALMDIRHAQWRWDYIAASHGAPFHAPIESGRVLAKGMSAAHDARLKLSRILADLGHNKPVEYPDISTKAKAQEFIGLDMEKLNNEKEEFLKTVVPKWLEKAEQREAQYETKKLNRP, from the coding sequence ATGACATCATTAAGCGAAAAAGTAAAACAAAAACCCTGGTTAGGGTGGTTGCTCTTTTTAGGCAGCATGGTTATTGTATTTTTACTTGGACTGCTTGCCTCTTCTGTAATGGAAAGAAGGGCTGAAGCCGTTTTTGCATATGAACCAAGCGTAGAGCATGGACAATTTGAGCCACGCAATGAAGTGTGGGGAGAGAATTTTCCACGCGAATACCAAAGCTTCTTGAAAACAGCCGATACCAGCTTTAAAAGTAAGTATAACGGATCAGCATGGATAGATATGCTCGAAGAAGATCCCCGATTGGTAGTGCTTTGGGCTGGTTATGGCTTTTCGAAAGAGTACAATCAGAGTCGTGGCCATATGCATGCAGTTGACGATATTCGTGAAATTCTAAGAACAGGTGCTCCAATGGACGGCAAAGAGAGCCCGATGCCCAATACCTGTTGGACATGCAAAAGTCCTGATGTGCCACGTGTAATGAATGAACTTATTGAAGAGGAGGGAGATTTCACCAAAGGTGTAGCTAAATTCTATAGCGGTACCTGGGAAGAACGCGGTCATCAGATTGTTAATCCAATTGGCTGTGCCGATTGTCATGATGCTGAAACAATGAATCTGCGCATTTCAAGACCCGCCCTTATTGAGGCATTTAATCGGCGTGATATGAACATCGAAGAGGCTAGCCATCAGGATATGCGGAAATTAGTGTGTGCCCAATGCCATGTGGAATACTATTTTAATAAGCAAAAAGTTAAAGGTTCTCCTTACCTCACATTGCCATGGGACGATGGCCAAACAGTAGAGGAAATGGAGGAGTATTATGATAATATGCAGTTTTCTGACTGGACTCATAAACTTAGTAAAGCCCCTATGCTTAAAGCGCAGCACCCTGATTATGAGATTTTCCAAATGGGTATTCATGCGCAACGCGGGGTTGCCTGTGCCGATTGTCATATGCCTTATACAAGCGAAGGAGGACAAAAATTTACAAGTCATCATGTTGTGAGCCCACTGGCGCACGTTTCTAAAACATGTCAGGTTTGTCACCGCGAAGAAACCGAAGACCTTGTTGCCAGCGTATATGAACGACAAGATAAAATAATTGAAACCCGCGATAAACTGGAGAAGCTTATTGTTAGCGCACATGTGGAAGCCAAAAAAGCCTGGGATTTAGGTGCCACTGAAGAACAAATGCAGGATGCTCTGATGGATATTCGGCATGCACAATGGCGCTGGGATTACATTGCAGCCAGTCATGGTGCTCCTTTTCATGCGCCAATAGAGTCAGGTCGGGTGCTTGCCAAAGGAATGTCTGCAGCACATGATGCCCGGCTAAAATTATCTCGTATTTTGGCTGACCTTGGACACAATAAACCTGTGGAATATCCTGATATTTCAACCAAAGCCAAAGCGCAGGAATTTATAGGACTTGATATGGAAAAACTTAATAATGAAAAAGAGGAGTTTCTTAAAACAGTAGTCCCCAAATGGCTTGAGAAAGCAGAACAGCGCGAAGCACAGTACGAAACTAAAAAACTAAACAGACCTTAA
- a CDS encoding TolC family protein, whose amino-acid sequence MKYIRIIILGITLSFCVNFTVGQAVKPYLQKVLANNPWIQQAKQQMEAERSSQLTGITPPGPELEAGYFPGKDNVVKRTFGVSQRFEMPMVYSRKLKTARSKQEISKAVYQQRMMDILLEASKKAIQYKYTHNVLEVLESRKQHAEELLAAFEKSLEQGDANLLEVNKIRVAQLNVTERLAYHKQKLASLKAEIRQFVNGESVDFEKIKYPEPFVLSRNEYVNLGLKSSPNVLQIKQKLKTDSIAVKLSKAQNWPSFKVGYEYEAADPEQFSGIKAGISIPLWQNSKKTKTARARVMASSARNDAIISSLKTQLVSTYNEYRQVTETHQQYSKTMNELQSFELLKKSLDFGHISLIEYLLELKFFYEANDRLLELAYEQAILNAELRRFEYMNLQ is encoded by the coding sequence ATGAAATATATAAGGATAATTATTCTTGGAATAACCTTGTCTTTTTGTGTGAATTTCACAGTGGGGCAGGCTGTAAAACCTTATTTACAAAAGGTTTTGGCAAATAACCCATGGATACAGCAGGCAAAACAACAAATGGAAGCTGAAAGGTCTTCCCAGTTGACGGGAATAACTCCACCCGGCCCAGAATTAGAAGCAGGCTATTTTCCCGGAAAAGATAATGTTGTAAAAAGGACTTTTGGCGTTTCACAACGCTTTGAAATGCCGATGGTCTATAGTCGAAAATTGAAAACTGCGCGCTCAAAACAAGAAATAAGCAAAGCCGTTTATCAACAACGAATGATGGATATACTGCTTGAAGCATCCAAAAAAGCTATCCAATACAAGTATACACACAACGTGTTGGAGGTACTTGAAAGTAGAAAGCAACATGCTGAGGAGTTACTTGCTGCTTTTGAAAAGAGCCTTGAGCAGGGAGATGCCAATTTACTTGAAGTGAATAAAATTAGGGTAGCTCAGTTAAATGTAACAGAGCGATTGGCTTATCACAAACAGAAACTAGCGAGTTTAAAGGCTGAAATAAGGCAATTTGTAAATGGCGAAAGTGTTGACTTCGAAAAAATCAAATATCCGGAGCCATTTGTATTATCTCGCAATGAATATGTAAACCTGGGATTGAAAAGCTCCCCTAATGTTTTACAAATTAAGCAAAAATTAAAAACGGATAGTATTGCTGTTAAACTGTCGAAGGCACAAAATTGGCCCTCATTTAAAGTGGGCTATGAATATGAAGCCGCCGACCCTGAACAGTTCAGCGGAATAAAAGCAGGGATATCAATTCCCCTTTGGCAAAACTCAAAAAAAACGAAGACTGCCAGAGCCCGCGTTATGGCAAGCTCTGCCAGAAACGATGCAATTATAAGCAGTTTGAAAACCCAACTGGTTAGTACTTACAATGAATACCGGCAGGTTACCGAAACTCATCAGCAGTACAGTAAAACTATGAATGAATTGCAATCATTTGAGTTACTGAAGAAATCTCTTGATTTTGGACATATTTCATTAATTGAATATTTACTTGAATTGAAGTTTTTCTACGAAGCCAATGACCGTTTACTTGAACTCGCATATGAACAGGCTATATTAAATGCAGAACTGAGGCGATTTGAATATATGAATCTGCAATAA
- a CDS encoding ferredoxin has protein sequence MAINKVWIEEGCTSCGLCEDVCPDVFKVEDEAEVIEGADLNANEDCIKEAAEECPVEVIKFE, from the coding sequence ATGGCAATTAATAAAGTTTGGATTGAAGAAGGATGCACATCATGCGGTTTATGCGAGGATGTTTGTCCAGATGTATTTAAAGTTGAAGACGAAGCTGAGGTAATTGAAGGTGCAGATCTTAATGCAAATGAAGATTGTATTAAAGAAGCTGCTGAAGAGTGCCCGGTGGAAGTAATAAAATTTGAATAG